Sequence from the Acidimicrobiales bacterium genome:
GGCCGCGCCGGGGACGCTCGGCGTCGGCGGCGGGAGTGTCTCCGTTGCCCGAGTCCGCCGGTGCCGAACCATTGTCGGATCCGGTGACCACTCCGGTCACCCGGAGGATCTCGTCGATCAGGTCGGCCTTGCGCGTCCTGCTGGCGGGCTTGAGGCCCATGGCTTCGGCGATGGCGTGGAGCTCGTCGCGCTCCTTGCGCTCCAGGACCGAGCGTTCGAGCTGCTGCTCATCGCTCATGTGCACCTCTCTTGAGGTTGTCGAGGCCACCCGGTGGTCACTCCGCCGGGTGGGTTTGGTGGACGGACGGCTCTTCTACCCGGGGACGCCCGGGACGAGCCCTGCGCTGCCGCGGACCCCCGACCGCTGCCGTGTGTCCCGGGTCCCACGCGTGAACGGCGGGGCTCGAAGCCGGAACGGGAGGAGTCGTTAGGGGAGGAGCCGTGTGGCACCGCCCCCAAATACGACCGCGCGATGCGAACCACATGGTACGTCACCGGGAGGACCGTTACAAGCTACGGCCCCCGGAGGCCCGGGACCGGCCTGGGCTCAGAGGCCGATCTCGGCCCGGATTGCGTTGTACTCGGCCTCCACCGGGACCGGGACGGCGATCTGGCTGATGGCGATGTCGGGGTCCTTGAGGCCGTGCCCGGTCAGGATGCAGACCACCCGGGACCCCGGGGGGACCCCGTAGGCCAGCAGGCCGGCCACCGACGCCGCCGATGCCGGCTCACAGAACACCGACTCCTCGGCAGCCAGGAACCGGTAGGCCTCGAGGATCTGCTCGTCGGTCACGGCCCGGATCGATCCGCCCGACTCGCTGGCCGCGGCCGTGGCGCCGTACCAGGACGCCGGGTTCCCGATCCGGATGGCGGTGGCCACCGTCTCAGGCTCGGCGACGGGGTGGCCCTCGACGATCGGGGCCGCCCCCGCGGCCTGGAAGCCGAGCATGACGGGCAGCCGGGTGGCCCGGCCGGCCTGGCGGTACTGCAGGTAGCCGCGCCAGTAGGCCGTTATGTTCCCGGCGTTGCCGACCGGGATGAGGTGGTAATCGGGCGCGTCCCCCATGGCGTCGACGACCTCGAAGGCCCCCGTCTTCTGCCCCTCGATGCGGTCGGGGTTCACCGAGTTCACCACAGTGACCGGGGCCCGCTCCCCGAGCGTGCGCACGATGTCGAGGGCGGCGTCGAAGTTGTCGCGCACCTGCAGCACCCGGGCGCCGTGGATGAGCGCCTGCGCCAGCTTGCCGAGGGCGATGTGGCCCTCGGGGATCAGCACCGCGCACGCCAGCCCGGCCCGGGCCGCGTAGGCGGCGGCCGAGGCCGACGTGTTCCCGGTCGAGGCACAGACCACCGCCTTGGCGCCCCGCTCCA
This genomic interval carries:
- a CDS encoding Rho termination factor N-terminal domain-containing protein, producing MHMSDEQQLERSVLERKERDELHAIAEAMGLKPASRTRKADLIDEILRVTGVVTGSDNGSAPADSGNGDTPAADAERPRRG
- the thrC gene encoding threonine synthase, with the protein product MTRWRGVIEEYRDLLDVGADTPVVTLQEGGTPLIPAPRLSDRAGAEVHLKVEGANPTGSFKDRGMTLAISKAVERGAKAVVCASTGNTSASAAAYAARAGLACAVLIPEGHIALGKLAQALIHGARVLQVRDNFDAALDIVRTLGERAPVTVVNSVNPDRIEGQKTGAFEVVDAMGDAPDYHLIPVGNAGNITAYWRGYLQYRQAGRATRLPVMLGFQAAGAAPIVEGHPVAEPETVATAIRIGNPASWYGATAAASESGGSIRAVTDEQILEAYRFLAAEESVFCEPASAASVAGLLAYGVPPGSRVVCILTGHGLKDPDIAISQIAVPVPVEAEYNAIRAEIGL